The Haliotis asinina isolate JCU_RB_2024 chromosome 3, JCU_Hal_asi_v2, whole genome shotgun sequence genome segment gattataTTTGCTGactgttgtaacaactgaaaacctacatgtagaagatatgTTACCTATTCTGTCAATTCATTCTAGCCAAATAATTGTCGTTAGTGTCAGTTTTAgtacagtagatttgtagtaaagttttaAGTCGGCATGTTATCGCTCACTGGCTTCAATTCTCGGTACACAACGAAGAAAGACTCAATTCTATCattaaaacttctttcacacattcgtttaatttaattttcagaaagGAACTATACTTCTAGTTGAAACgtgttgatctgatctgatccgccattgatgcttgagtgTTATATGTTTAAAACTGACAAAACGGGAAAAGTGTGTACAAAGCTTTATGATAGTttaaaactttctgtttttgagggttATGTGAAAGTGTTAGTTAACATTCTTTCAATATCCATGCCATTCCCCATATGCAGAAAGGGGTATCTGAATTAATTACTAATGTTTaagaaatgtctcaaagtagattcttaaaaatgtgttccagccatagttgtgcattctttaacatgtttgggGAGGTATGGCCGTGGTGTGTCTTTCATTCCCATATGTATGTCtttcttttgttctttttctttatttcttacATCCAATCACATATAATTCTTGCTATAATTCATTGATTCTTTGTGAAATTCTGattgataaaatatattgtctgaagtactgttaaacgcagtcGAGATTGTGCTGGGAACGAACCAAACCACTGTGGTACAAATGGTACTAAGACAGTGAGAGACTGACCTGTCCCAGTTGTACATTATCTCTGATCTATGGTATGTAACCGTTACTCACGTAGCAATCTCTGAATGTCAGAGATAACCATAAAGATTTCATTTACCTATAATTATAGATATAGGatacaggacacacattttcaaattaaagaaAACATCTTATGTTGGACTTCAATGAAACTCTTGTTGTCACATGTGACCATTTGAATAAATCGCGAAacgttttcttttgtttcattGACCCATGTTGACCCATTTGATATCAAAGGACACAATGATGGTATCCGTAGATTACAAATACTTAGGCTACAGCAGAAACTAAATGGTGGCCGGGTGTATGGACAAAAAGTCTCCAGTTAATTTGGCAGATTATCCATGGAACAATTTGGTGTATGTTCTAGATAACTGGTATTGAGGTTAAGTGCATACATACTTACTTGCATTAATTACTAAAGACTGAAACAGATGTACGTTTACATACAATAATATTATTGTAGGTTTACACATCTTTTTGCTTTCATTACTCTTTTTTGTAGACTGCATCTTTCTATTAACATGATATCGATACTTATGTTTTAAGTCGGCAAGTGATTTTGCTCATTGAAAGGCGTGTTTGAAAGACCATGTGTTAAAACGTGTAGACTCCAGTTAGGGGCTAATAAAGAGCCTATACTGATCCATGTGCGAGTCGTACAAGTCGACTTAAATCCCTATGTGTTCTTATGCAGCGTAGGGTCTGACCCGGCCAACACACTCGTCATTCACCATAAGCTTTGGGGTATAAGATTcaactacatgtacaggtgtgaCTGACAAAGTACACAGCCACATGGGCCAGGTAAATGCAGATATGATGACTAAATACACAAAGCATGATCTACTTACATGTATGAACGCTTCTttacacaaatacatatacatgaaagaCTTCCTGGTTGATACAAAACGTGCCACTCAACACTGGAAATTAGCAATAAAAGCATTGCGCGCTAAGGATCAAACTTTAAAAAGGAAAGAGCAGTCAGTGAGTACCATTCTAGGACAGGTAAGTACCATTCTAGGACTCGACGTCTTGCATCTATTATATATGACTCAAAcctaaaaatatgtttatttatatGGGTATATTTAGTTATATCACTCTATAAATTCTTAATTGCATTCCGCAATTAATTTCAAAAGTATAATTGATATTTCCTGCCCAATGCCCACTGTCTAAGCATGACCTTGTATGCAGTGATGCAGTGTAAGTTACACAGGTCTATTACAGTTTGTCATGGTGAATCTGGGGGATTAAAATAGACGGTCATAGATTACGGAGGGGTTTTGTTCGGGGAAGAGAATTGTCTTACTTAAATCAAGGGATGATACCTATGATGTTACCTTTGATTGAAGATGGAAGTTCTGTATCAAGAACAGTGCCCCTCCGTTACACTAAACAACAAAGTTTTTAAGAAATTGTTTTTCAGCTTTCAATCACTATATAATCATTACTGTAGATGCCGTTCAAGTTATGGATACCGACTCAACGATGAAACAAGACGACAACAGCACCAGGTATCTCCAACAGTATGACGACATGTACGTTCTGAAATATTATCCGGCCATCGCGTTTGTAGCTGTGTGCATGTTGGTTGGTGTGGTCGGTAACTTGCTAGTCTGCTATGTGTATCTGTGCAAGTTTAAACCAAGCACAACAAGGTGTTTCATTGTAACACTAGCAGTCCTGGACATTCTGAACTGCTCTCTGAGCATGTCTCTTAAGATCGTACACATGAGATATCATGCGACGTTTGGGTTGTCTAACCTCTGTAGGCTGTCCACAATCACTGTCACGCTCTTCTCGTTGGCATCTGCAGGAATTCTTGTACCAGTCGCAGTTGAcagatatttaaaaatatgcaaACCATTCGTCAGACAGATGACAATTTTCCATGCGAAGGTAAGCTGTTGGGCGGCGTGTACAGGTGCGTTGGTTCTAACAATACCCCCTGCCATCATCCATGGCCCTACCCATCACCCCTTACCTGAAGTAAACGCCACATTTTGCTACCTGACAGACGGAGAAGGGGGAACACTTCCTCATGTAATATACTCTACAGTTCAGACGCTTTTGTTTGTATGGACAGCAGGGACACTTTTTATCATGTACACATGCATATGGTGTAGGCTGTACAAACAGAAGAGAGCCCTTCTTCAAAGGACAATAGCATGTACTTTGAACAGTTCAAAGGATAACAGCACAGGCAGATATCCAAGGTCGACTGATGGAACCGTTGCTATTTCATCTAACGTCAACGGCACGACTATGAATGAGACTTCATCGATATCCCAACCAGACAAACACAGCTATGATCCAGAAAAAGATCCCTGTAGGCTGAACGGTGAACGTGCACAACGTGTCCCTACTAGCTCATCTGGCAGTGGTGTACCAATTGGTTGTGTGAATGGAACTATGACTTCATACCAACAAAATGCAGTAAAGAAGATGACACTGATGTTATTCCTCATTAGTCTTATATTCTTCCTCAGCTTCCTTCCTTATTTAATCATTACGGTGTATCTTTCAATTAATATGAGCTTTGCTGAAAGAGTGACTGTTATTCCAAGCACATGTGTTATAATCTTTGAGAGATCCTACTTTATCCAGAGTGCATTCAATCCCTTTATATACAGCTTCTGTAGCGTGAACTTCCGCcggaaattgaaaaaaatttGTAGATAAAAACAATGCAGAGGAAACGAAATTAGTGTGTCGCTAAATATATACTTGGTGCCCATTGAGAGGAAAGAAGATAGTGTGCCAATAAACACCGGGTGCCCTGTAagggaaatgaagaaagtgtgCCAATAAACACTATGTGTCCTGCAAGGCAAATAGGTGTGTCGATAAACACCGAGTGTCCTGtgaggaaatgaagaaagtgtgTCGATAAACACTATGCATCCTACAAAGGAAATAAAATAAGTGTGCGATAAACACCGCTTGTCAAGTGGGGCAGCATGATGTAGACACCAGGTGTCCAGtgaaaaaatgaagaaagtgcGTAGATAGTGAGGGAAGGACTGTTAAAGCTGTGATGTTTATTGTATGAGAGAGAGTTGGGCAAATGTCGTTGTGTCGAAACCGAAGGCACCTGTGTAAATATTTCCAGTTAGTCGAAGTTCCACACTACCGCAAAGCGATGAATAAACACTGACCAAGCTATTTATGTATAGACAACCATTAATTCGACATATCAGAGTAGTCTCGATGGTGTTTGACTGTAACTTTTATTCTGACTAATAGTCTAAGGTTAGGACCTGAACACTTTATTAGAGTCGATTTGACATCTCTGAATTGTTCATTCAGGATATTTCTTGGAAGCATTcttgttttcataaaaaatatagaGAGATCCATGCTCTAATCTGGCCCCCACCGGGAGTCTGCTTCTAAATGATTTTACATGCCATTATATATATAACGAGATGCTAAGTTTTCTATGTGGTCAGATCATGCCAGTTGCTATTTATGTGCGTTAGTATTACTAATCCCTAAATACTAAATGCATCAGAttgattacatgtatttacgaCCTTATGCGGAGTACAAAACTAAATCGTGATAAGAATGTCACTACCTCTCACCAGGAAAGATGGACGGCCCCGTGGTCCCTCATCAGTTTCATGGTTTTTTTGATTATCCGTGAAGAGAGAATTCACGTCATGGTCACTGTTACATCGTCTCCATTGCTGTGTTTACATGAGCGACAAATTTTCGCATTTGATGCCTTGTAGTACAGTCTGTACGAATACTTTAACATAATAGTATTGTCATACCTTCAGATTACGGTAACATCATACGTCGGTTTGTGCTGACAATAAACTGAACAAAAGTTGCTCCTGCTTAGAGCAACGTTTGACGTTATAACGGAAAGGTGACGTTACTCTGCGGAAACGTGCACCCCAAGTTAGCCAAAGGCCTCGGTCGTTTGAAGGAGTTTTCGTTACGATGTTTGTGCAAtttgttttgataattttgtAACTATATGGAATATAATTATGATGGGAGTGATTAATATTGAATACACAACTGACCGCTGATAATTACAAACCTGCTAACCTTCATTGGATCTTGTCTTAAATACTGCTACTGAGCACGTCTGGTGACCCCAGCAACCGATGCTGGTCCTAAGACGGTGACTCTAGTTTTACTAGCACCATTCCAACGATATCAAgaaggggaacaccagaaatggacttaaccatgtggagaatcgaacacaTGTCACAAGAGAACTCAGTGTCCCTTAAGTCAGATCTAACGAGTGATCAGACTCGGGGACATGGCATGCTAACGAACTATGAACTAGACTTCACACGGAGATAGTGATTTATTGACACATGAACTGTCATCGTATCGCGTGGTgataatcattggattgtctggccaagaCTCGATTTGTTTACACCAACATCATACCGTTGCATTCAAATACATGCTCTTCATATAGTCACCTTAGTTTAATGGACTCTGACTTGAGCAGAAATTTCTTATGGATGTGGTAGGGTTATGTAATGGAGGTGCAGCAACAGGATTTATCAGGAGAGTTAAAAATGGATAAAAATGAAAGGATTAAACGATAGAACACTTATTGATTAATGTTTGAGACATGACCGAGCATGCTCTTTTAACAATGGTTGCAATGAGCGTCGAAACACCCCTTGCTCAGAAATTGTTTGATCAAGGCTGCTACACTCCAGGCCTCAGTAAAATTAGTCACCTTAGTTTAATGGACTCTGACTTGAGCAGAAATTTCTTATGGATGTGGTAGGGTTATGTAATGGAAGTGCAGCAACAGGATTTATCAGAAGAGTTAAAAAAGGATAAAAATGAAAGGATTAAACGATAGAACACTTATTGATTAATGTTTGAGACATGACCGAGCATGCTCTTTTAACAATGTTTGCAATGAGCGTCGAAACACCCCTTGCTCAGAAATTGTTTGATCAAGGCTGCTACACTCCAGGCCTCAGTAAAAGTGTCAACACGTTTTATTGTAGACGCGTCGAGGCATCagtgcatcagtgacaaaatgtaATGTCAGATGCAATTCCTTATCATGACTATACATTCTTTAGTTATTTTTGGTGCACAATTGACAGGACGTTGTATATGTCATGGCGGGTACCGTCTATAGGACAGGATACACTCaacttttcgcgaacacctggtaccATTACTATTTCATAGtggttcataaacacatgctctgtcatcgtatcgcatgtTGACAGTCGCTGAATTGGGTGGTTGAAACCTGATTTGTGTACTAACAACATCTTGCCGTTGTATTCAAATATATGCTCTGCATATAGTCACACTTGTttaatcgactctgcttttagcagagatttcttagAGATGTGGAAAGATTTGTGAAATACGCACAAGGAAATGCAGTATGATGAATTATCAGTTTAAAAAGACAAACAAGTGTTGAAGGATAAAACGACTGCATGATTAGTGATTAATTAATTTTATCTTGCACGGCGGATTTGTGAAAGGAGTTGTTTTGTATTTAGATTTATTAACGTAGATTAAATATACCAGGATTCTGTGGTAGAAGTGCCTGtaaaaaatgtctgtctgttagTTTAgtctgttttgattttgagttTTGTATTTTGCCTTTATTCTTTTGTTTTAGCATTAAACAGAATCATTTATTTTCGCCGTGAAGTGTCATGAGATAGACGAAATACCTTAGGTCGCACTTAGGGTGTCTGTACAGTATGATGCACACTGAGAATTTACTAAATGCCTACTAGTAGATATTACTGTCCTGGTATAAAGTCACTGCAAAAGATACTGTGTTTTAAGTTCAAGTGAAAATATTGATGGCAGAATGgcctcgtttcctgtttactgggttcaGTCTTTTTGCGCAATTTTTTGCGATAATTGTTAGACTGATTAATTTAATTGGATagataaatattaatcagtatgattttatacgtctaagcacttgtatattgtaACACTGCGTTCGTTCTAacccttgcaaacacgtcgtaaagtgtgctctgtcgtacagcgagatCTGACAAACGggaacctggaaatcgtggaaatctcaaaacgacgCTCTGCCGCTTGAAATATTTGGCGGTCTGGAACGGAAGTGATATTA includes the following:
- the LOC137276773 gene encoding C5a anaphylatoxin chemotactic receptor 1-like; translation: MKQDDNSTRYLQQYDDMYVLKYYPAIAFVAVCMLVGVVGNLLVCYVYLCKFKPSTTRCFIVTLAVLDILNCSLSMSLKIVHMRYHATFGLSNLCRLSTITVTLFSLASAGILVPVAVDRYLKICKPFVRQMTIFHAKVSCWAACTGALVLTIPPAIIHGPTHHPLPEVNATFCYLTDGEGGTLPHVIYSTVQTLLFVWTAGTLFIMYTCIWCRLYKQKRALLQRTIACTLNSSKDNSTGRYPRSTDGTVAISSNVNGTTMNETSSISQPDKHSYDPEKDPCRLNGERAQRVPTSSSGSGVPIGCVNGTMTSYQQNAVKKMTLMLFLISLIFFLSFLPYLIITVYLSINMSFAERVTVIPSTCVIIFERSYFIQSAFNPFIYSFCSVNFRRKLKKICR